A genomic stretch from Streptococcus oralis includes:
- a CDS encoding ZmpA/ZmpB/ZmpC family metallo-endopeptidase, which translates to MKKKKEQFQKNLKYSIRKLTVGVGPVAIGAFLVGASFLSAGRVQADELAEVNSVHYRYLTEQELTESEKALIHHEVPTEFQDEDIIYVVYRKKATNSQQLPYTGSKEFALAGLGLATASLAVFLVSKKQRRKVLGVLLIGSLGVSNFIPFATFAFENKELLAYNQTISASSNEELTKGVIDIGGYEYIGYFKGTDIKVASFSKKGKSLVQDNSPDYTGKLESKGTQEEGKEGQSLVQDSLPAYTGKLESKGTQESGKEGESLVQDSLPAYTEKLESKGTQEPGQEGDSLVQEPRAEYTGKVEAKGTQESGKEGDSLVQDNSPAYTGKLESKGTQEPGKEGQSLIQDSLPAYTEKLESKGTQESGKEGESLVQEPRAEYTGKVEAKGTQESGKEGESLVQEPRAEYTGKLESKGTQEPGKEGQSLIQDSLPAYTEKLESKGTQESGKEGESLVQEPRAEYTGKVEAKGTQESGKEGESLVQGNSPAYTGKLESKGTQETGKEGHSLVQEDLPEYTVTEGTITKDTIAEIDYQTEIDDDPTKYTDEETVVQNGEKGIQVTKTTYKAVEGVETDQVLNTTTTVIKKPVTKKISRGTKPIEGTLAEESLEKIPFKEIVEEDAQLKKGDKVTIQEGKDGQKKVIKTYKTIKGIKTQEAPEILEQVIELAQDRIVKLGTKNFEKPVLTFSKVDIQDLKRSSQIHYNLENPSKAAIKSITLTLKKGDEVVKTMTVSPDNLTATLTDLQYYKDYKLETKMVYDRGEGSEEEILKEESLRIDLKKVEVKNIKETSLISVDDNGMETDNSFLTSVPSDVRSYYLKIATRDNKMTRLAIDKIKEVTVDGKTLYKVTAKAPDLVQHTDGNQLSEEYVHYFAKPKTHEENVYYDFNELVKAMQANPSGEFKIGADLNAVNVPAAGKSYVTTKFRGKLSSVDGQRYTIHNLERPLLGDTEGAHIHDLNLGKVNIHMPWANRVAPLAAVVKNTTINNVKVTGTVVGNNDVSGLINKIDNNGRLTNVAFIGKLHAGGNQGAFLAGIVGENWKGSVEKAYVDAQITGNKAKVAGIAYWSQNGGDNHAVYRDGAIKESVAKGTIDVREPISAGGVVGSTNALGSVEDTVSMMKVKNGEIFYGSSDIDDDPYWTGDRLNRNFVVTGVSEGKSSYRYSKQQHRIKPISQEEADKKIAALGITAHEYEINDPVVDKLNRLTHREDEYKAIQDYRADRELAYRNIEKLQPFYNREWIVNQANKLDASSNLVTKEVLSVTGLKNGQFVTDLSAIDQIMIHYADGTKEELAVTVKADSDVKQVKEYEVTNQNIVYTPNMLVKDRAGLIAKAKETLSSVELISPEVRALMDKRNKPQENTDERKNGYIRDLFLEESFDEVKQNLGNLVKQIVENEDHQLNDDEAAQRAFIKKVEDNKANIMMGLAYLNQYYGIKYDELSIKDIMMFKPDFYGKNVNVLDRLITIGSKENNLKGDQSQDAYSRVIAGATGKGSLHEFLTYNMKLFTNETDMNVWFKKAIEKNAYVVEQPSLNPDFAHKKYRLYEGINNGVHGRMILPLLNLKNSHLFMISTYNTISFSAFEKYGKNTEEAREAFKSEINKRAKEQVNYLDFWSKLAADNVRNKLLKSGNSVPTPVWDNHDAPGIGWANRYGHKDGKPDYAPIREFFGRIHKYHGYQYGYGAYAYIFAAPNQQDAVYFVMTELISDFGTSAFTHETTHVNDRMAYYGGWYHREGTDLESFAQGMLQSPSLTNPNGEYGALGLNMAYERQNDGNQIYNYDPNKLKNREEIDHYMKNYNEALMMLDHLEADAVIGKHLDDNSKWFKKMDREWRTNAERNNLKGEPHQWDKLRDLTDNEKKLTITSIDQLVDHNFVTKHGMPGNGRYRSEGFDSAYQTVNMMSGIFGGNTSKSTVGSISFKHNAFRMWGYYGYLNGFIGYASNKYKAEANKENKGLLGDDFIIKKISNGQFDTLEAWKKHWYKEVYDKAQNGFTTIEINDRSISTYAELKSLFDEAVQKDLDSMENPNIKNHYKNTEDLKWKVYKQLLQKSDGFSGNLFAKASL; encoded by the coding sequence ATGAAAAAGAAAAAAGAACAGTTTCAAAAAAACCTAAAGTATTCTATTCGTAAATTGACTGTTGGAGTTGGTCCTGTAGCAATCGGGGCCTTTCTTGTTGGTGCTAGTTTTTTATCAGCTGGTAGAGTCCAAGCAGATGAATTAGCTGAAGTGAATTCAGTCCATTATCGATATTTGACGGAGCAAGAATTAACCGAGTCTGAAAAAGCCTTGATTCATCATGAAGTTCCTACAGAATTTCAAGATGAAGATATTATTTATGTCGTTTATCGCAAGAAGGCAACTAACAGTCAACAACTTCCCTATACAGGAAGTAAAGAATTTGCTTTAGCAGGTCTTGGTCTTGCAACAGCATCTTTAGCTGTTTTTTTGGTGTCCAAAAAACAGCGTCGGAAAGTTCTTGGAGTGCTGTTGATTGGTTCTCTTGGTGTCAGCAACTTCATTCCTTTTGCTACTTTTGCCTTTGAGAATAAAGAATTACTTGCTTACAATCAAACGATTTCGGCCTCCTCAAATGAAGAACTAACGAAAGGTGTGATCGATATTGGAGGATATGAGTATATTGGTTATTTTAAAGGAACTGACATAAAAGTAGCTAGTTTTTCTAAAAAAGGGAAATCTCTAGTCCAAGACAATTCCCCAGATTATACTGGGAAACTTGAAAGTAAAGGTACCCAAGAAGAAGGCAAAGAGGGTCAATCGCTTGTCCAAGACAGTTTGCCAGCGTATACTGGAAAACTTGAAAGCAAGGGTACTCAGGAGTCTGGTAAAGAAGGCGAATCCCTCGTTCAAGATAGTTTGCCAGCGTATACTGAAAAACTTGAAAGCAAAGGCACTCAGGAACCCGGTCAAGAGGGTGATTCCCTTGTTCAAGAGCCTCGGGCAGAATATACTGGAAAGGTTGAGGCAAAAGGCACTCAAGAGTCTGGTAAAGAAGGTGACTCCCTTGTTCAAGACAATTCCCCAGCGTATACTGGAAAACTTGAAAGCAAAGGCACTCAGGAACCTGGTAAAGAAGGTCAATCACTTATTCAAGATAGTTTGCCAGCGTATACCGAGAAACTTGAAAGTAAGGGTACTCAGGAATCCGGCAAAGAGGGTGAATCCTTAGTTCAAGAGCCTCGGGCAGAATATACTGGAAAGGTTGAGGCAAAAGGCACTCAAGAGTCTGGTAAAGAAGGCGAATCCCTCGTTCAAGAGCCTCGGGCAGAATATACTGGAAAACTTGAAAGCAAAGGCACTCAGGAACCTGGTAAAGAAGGTCAATCACTTATTCAAGATAGTTTGCCAGCGTATACCGAGAAACTTGAAAGTAAGGGTACTCAGGAATCCGGCAAAGAGGGTGAATCCTTAGTTCAAGAGCCTCGGGCAGAATATACTGGAAAGGTTGAGGCAAAAGGCACTCAAGAGTCTGGTAAAGAAGGCGAATCTCTCGTTCAAGGCAATTCCCCAGCGTATACTGGAAAACTTGAAAGCAAAGGCACTCAGGAAACTGGTAAGGAAGGTCACTCCCTTGTTCAAGAGGACCTTCCAGAATATACAGTAACTGAAGGAACAATTACTAAAGACACAATCGCAGAGATTGACTACCAGACGGAAATCGATGATGATCCTACAAAATACACTGACGAAGAAACAGTGGTTCAAAACGGTGAAAAAGGGATCCAAGTTACCAAAACGACCTATAAAGCTGTCGAAGGTGTTGAGACTGACCAAGTTTTAAATACAACAACCACTGTCATCAAAAAACCAGTCACTAAAAAAATAAGTCGTGGTACGAAACCAATAGAAGGAACTCTTGCAGAAGAAAGTCTTGAAAAAATTCCGTTTAAAGAGATAGTCGAAGAAGACGCGCAATTGAAAAAGGGCGATAAAGTTACGATCCAAGAAGGAAAAGACGGTCAGAAAAAGGTTATCAAAACCTACAAGACCATCAAAGGAATCAAGACGCAGGAAGCGCCTGAAATTCTTGAACAGGTCATCGAGTTAGCCCAAGACCGTATTGTTAAACTAGGTACCAAAAACTTCGAAAAGCCAGTGTTGACTTTTTCAAAGGTTGATATTCAGGATTTGAAACGCTCATCTCAGATTCACTATAATCTGGAAAATCCAAGTAAGGCAGCGATTAAATCGATCACTTTAACCCTGAAAAAAGGCGACGAAGTCGTCAAAACTATGACGGTTTCACCGGATAACTTGACTGCAACTCTAACAGATTTGCAATATTACAAAGATTATAAACTCGAAACAAAAATGGTTTATGATCGTGGCGAAGGAAGCGAGGAAGAAATTCTCAAAGAAGAATCACTGAGAATTGATTTAAAAAAGGTCGAAGTTAAAAATATAAAAGAAACAAGCCTCATAAGTGTTGACGACAATGGCATGGAAACGGATAATAGTTTCTTAACTTCTGTTCCAAGTGATGTAAGGTCTTACTATCTAAAAATTGCTACACGTGATAATAAGATGACGCGTCTTGCGATTGACAAAATTAAAGAAGTGACAGTCGATGGAAAAACGCTTTATAAGGTCACTGCCAAAGCGCCTGACCTCGTTCAGCATACGGATGGTAACCAGCTCAGTGAGGAATACGTCCATTATTTTGCCAAACCAAAAACTCATGAGGAGAATGTATACTACGATTTCAATGAACTTGTAAAAGCTATGCAGGCCAATCCATCTGGTGAATTTAAAATTGGTGCGGACTTGAATGCGGTCAATGTTCCTGCAGCTGGTAAATCATATGTAACGACGAAGTTCCGAGGCAAGTTATCAAGTGTGGACGGTCAACGATATACGATTCATAACTTGGAACGTCCACTATTAGGCGATACTGAAGGCGCCCATATCCATGACCTTAACCTCGGTAAGGTAAACATTCATATGCCATGGGCAAATAGAGTTGCTCCCTTGGCTGCTGTTGTAAAAAACACAACGATCAATAATGTGAAAGTAACGGGTACAGTTGTTGGAAATAATGACGTATCAGGTTTGATCAATAAAATTGATAATAACGGCAGATTAACAAATGTGGCATTCATTGGTAAGCTTCATGCTGGTGGGAATCAAGGCGCCTTTCTTGCTGGAATTGTTGGAGAAAACTGGAAAGGTTCTGTTGAGAAGGCCTATGTTGATGCACAAATAACAGGTAATAAAGCGAAAGTTGCGGGCATTGCCTATTGGTCACAAAATGGTGGGGATAACCATGCAGTTTATCGGGACGGAGCCATAAAAGAATCTGTAGCTAAAGGTACTATCGATGTGAGAGAACCGATTAGCGCGGGTGGTGTTGTAGGCAGTACAAATGCCTTGGGCTCCGTTGAAGATACTGTTTCAATGATGAAAGTTAAGAACGGTGAGATTTTCTATGGCTCATCTGATATTGATGATGATCCTTATTGGACAGGTGACCGCTTAAATCGAAACTTTGTTGTTACTGGTGTGAGTGAAGGAAAATCTTCATATAGATATTCTAAACAACAGCATCGTATTAAGCCTATTTCGCAAGAAGAAGCAGACAAGAAAATTGCTGCTCTGGGAATCACAGCGCATGAGTATGAAATCAATGATCCTGTTGTAGATAAATTAAACCGTTTGACACACCGTGAAGACGAGTACAAGGCTATTCAAGACTACAGAGCTGACCGCGAACTTGCCTATCGCAATATTGAAAAATTACAACCATTCTATAATAGGGAGTGGATTGTCAATCAGGCTAATAAACTAGATGCAAGCTCAAACTTGGTGACCAAAGAAGTCCTTTCTGTTACTGGTTTGAAGAATGGACAGTTTGTAACAGACTTGTCAGCTATTGATCAGATCATGATTCACTATGCTGATGGTACCAAAGAAGAATTGGCCGTTACTGTCAAAGCTGACTCTGATGTAAAACAAGTCAAAGAGTACGAAGTGACCAACCAGAATATTGTTTATACGCCAAATATGCTAGTGAAAGATCGTGCTGGTTTGATTGCAAAGGCAAAAGAAACATTATCCAGTGTAGAATTGATTTCTCCTGAAGTGCGCGCTCTTATGGACAAGCGGAACAAACCGCAAGAAAACACGGATGAACGAAAAAATGGTTACATTCGCGATTTATTCTTAGAAGAAAGTTTTGATGAAGTAAAACAAAATCTTGGAAACTTGGTGAAACAAATTGTTGAAAATGAAGATCATCAACTAAATGATGATGAAGCAGCTCAACGTGCTTTCATTAAGAAAGTTGAAGACAATAAGGCCAACATTATGATGGGGCTTGCTTATTTGAACCAATACTATGGCATTAAATATGATGAATTGTCGATCAAAGATATTATGATGTTTAAACCAGATTTTTATGGTAAGAACGTGAATGTCTTAGATCGCTTGATCACTATCGGCTCAAAAGAGAACAATCTTAAGGGCGACCAATCCCAAGATGCGTATAGTCGAGTGATTGCAGGTGCTACAGGTAAAGGAAGCCTTCATGAGTTTCTAACATATAACATGAAATTGTTTACAAATGAAACCGATATGAATGTTTGGTTTAAAAAGGCAATTGAAAAGAATGCTTATGTGGTAGAACAGCCATCATTGAACCCCGATTTTGCTCATAAGAAGTATCGTCTGTATGAAGGGATTAATAATGGCGTGCATGGTCGGATGATTTTGCCTCTATTAAACTTGAAGAACTCGCATCTCTTCATGATTTCGACCTATAATACCATTTCTTTTAGTGCTTTTGAAAAATATGGTAAAAATACTGAGGAGGCTCGTGAAGCCTTCAAGAGTGAAATCAATAAGAGAGCAAAAGAGCAGGTGAACTACTTAGACTTTTGGTCAAAATTAGCTGCTGATAATGTACGTAATAAGCTCCTCAAGAGTGGAAATAGTGTTCCAACACCTGTTTGGGACAATCATGATGCGCCTGGTATCGGTTGGGCAAACCGATATGGTCACAAGGATGGGAAACCAGATTATGCTCCGATTCGAGAGTTCTTTGGACGGATTCATAAATATCATGGCTATCAGTATGGATATGGTGCTTACGCATATATCTTTGCAGCTCCAAATCAGCAAGATGCTGTCTACTTTGTTATGACAGAGTTGATAAGTGATTTTGGTACATCGGCCTTTACGCATGAAACGACTCATGTGAATGATCGTATGGCTTACTATGGCGGTTGGTATCATCGTGAAGGGACGGACTTAGAGTCCTTTGCGCAAGGTATGCTCCAGTCACCATCGTTGACAAATCCAAATGGTGAATACGGCGCCTTAGGTTTGAACATGGCTTATGAACGTCAGAATGATGGCAATCAAATCTACAATTATGATCCAAATAAGTTAAAGAACCGTGAAGAAATTGATCACTATATGAAGAACTATAACGAGGCTCTGATGATGCTGGACCATCTAGAAGCAGATGCAGTTATTGGAAAACACTTGGACGACAACAGTAAGTGGTTCAAGAAGATGGACCGAGAATGGCGTACGAACGCTGAGCGAAACAATCTGAAAGGCGAGCCACATCAATGGGATAAATTACGTGATTTAACGGATAATGAGAAGAAATTGACGATTACGAGCATTGATCAATTGGTTGATCATAACTTCGTTACAAAACATGGTATGCCAGGGAATGGACGTTATCGTTCGGAAGGTTTTGACAGTGCTTACCAAACCGTAAATATGATGTCGGGTATCTTTGGTGGTAATACTAGCAAGAGTACAGTTGGTTCGATTTCATTCAAACATAATGCTTTCCGTATGTGGGGATACTATGGTTATCTTAACGGATTTATTGGTTACGCTTCAAACAAATATAAGGCGGAAGCTAACAAGGAAAACAAAGGGTTGTTGGGTGATGACTTCATTATCAAGAAAATCTCTAATGGCCAATTTGATACTCTTGAAGCATGGAAGAAACATTGGTATAAAGAAGTCTATGACAAAGCTCAAAACGGCTTCACTACAATCGAAATCAATGACAGATCTATCTCTACTTATGCTGAGTTGAAGTCCTTATTTGATGAAGCTGTTCAAAAAGACCTAGATAGCATGGAAAATCCAAATATAAAGAATCATTATAAAAATACTGAAGATCTTAAATGGAAGGTTTACAAACAGCTCCTTCAAAAATCAGATGGATTCTCTGGAAATTTATTTGCCAAAGCATCGTTATAA
- a CDS encoding TIGR01440 family protein, whose product MDKSRIKTETQQVIEDVLEKAGLREGSLFVLGLSSSEVLGGHIGKESSQEIGEIIVKTILDVLEGKGIHLAVQGCEHVNRALVVERQVAEQFGLEIVSVLPTLHAGGSGQLAAFKFMKDPVEVEFIKAHAGLDIGDTAIGMHVKHVQVPIRPVLREIGHAHVTALASRPKLIGGARAQYPEDSIRKI is encoded by the coding sequence ATGGACAAAAGTAGAATTAAAACAGAAACACAGCAGGTAATTGAAGATGTTTTGGAAAAGGCTGGATTGCGTGAAGGAAGCCTCTTTGTCCTAGGTTTATCCTCTAGTGAAGTTTTAGGCGGCCATATAGGCAAGGAATCAAGCCAAGAAATTGGCGAAATCATTGTGAAGACGATTTTAGATGTCCTCGAAGGGAAAGGAATTCATCTAGCTGTTCAAGGTTGTGAGCATGTCAATCGTGCTCTCGTTGTTGAACGTCAGGTGGCAGAGCAATTTGGTCTGGAAATCGTCAGCGTCCTTCCGACTCTTCATGCAGGCGGTTCGGGTCAGCTAGCTGCCTTTAAGTTTATGAAAGACCCTGTTGAGGTGGAGTTCATCAAGGCTCATGCTGGATTGGATATAGGAGATACCGCAATTGGCATGCATGTCAAGCATGTGCAGGTTCCGATTCGACCAGTTTTGCGTGAGATTGGCCATGCCCATGTAACCGCTCTAGCTAGTCGTCCCAAACTCATCGGGGGTGCGCGTGCGCAGTATCCAGAAGATTCTATTAGAAAGATATGA
- a CDS encoding MerR family transcriptional regulator codes for MYHIKEAAQLSGVSVKTLHHYDKIGLLVPLKSENGYRTYSQEDLERLQVILYYKYLGFSLEKIAELLKGETSDLLPHLTRQLDYLTQEREHLDTLISTLQKTIQEQKGERKMTIEEKFTGFSYQDNQKYHQEAVEKYGQEVMDQALERQNGREDEATAAFNQVFQALAQNLKNGLAATAAENQEQAAKLLQAIRTYGFDCSIEVFGHIGKGYVYNPEFKENIDKFGPGTAQYTSDVITHYVQTQIK; via the coding sequence ATGTACCATATAAAAGAAGCTGCGCAGCTTTCAGGTGTCTCTGTCAAGACCCTGCACCACTACGATAAGATAGGGCTCTTGGTTCCCTTAAAGTCGGAAAACGGCTATCGAACTTACAGTCAGGAGGATTTGGAACGCCTTCAGGTTATTCTGTATTACAAATATCTAGGTTTTTCTTTAGAAAAAATAGCAGAGCTATTAAAGGGAGAAACATCAGATTTATTGCCTCATTTGACTAGGCAGTTGGACTATTTGACCCAAGAAAGAGAACATCTGGATACCTTGATTTCCACCTTGCAAAAAACCATTCAAGAACAAAAAGGAGAAAGAAAAATGACGATTGAGGAAAAATTCACTGGATTTAGCTATCAAGACAATCAAAAATACCACCAAGAAGCGGTAGAGAAGTATGGACAGGAAGTCATGGACCAAGCGCTTGAACGCCAAAATGGTAGAGAAGATGAGGCTACTGCCGCTTTTAACCAAGTTTTTCAAGCTTTAGCTCAAAACCTTAAAAATGGACTAGCTGCAACAGCAGCCGAAAACCAAGAGCAAGCTGCCAAACTCTTGCAGGCCATCCGTACTTATGGATTTGACTGCTCTATTGAAGTATTCGGTCATATCGGCAAAGGCTACGTCTACAACCCAGAGTTTAAGGAAAATATTGACAAATTTGGACCTGGAACAGCTCAGTACACATCAGATGTCATTACCCACTATGTTCAAACTCAGATAAAATAA
- a CDS encoding sodium-dependent transporter codes for MSEKSQWGSKLGFILASAGSAIGLGAVWKFPYMTAANGGGGFLLVFLISTILIGFPLLLAEFALGRSAGVSAIKTFGKLGKNNKYNFIGWIGAFALFILLSFYSVIGGWILVYLGIEFGKLFHLGGTGDYAQLFTSIISNPAIVLGAQAAFILLNIFIVSRGVQKGIERASKVMMPLLFIIFVVIIGRSLSLPNAMEGVLYFLKPDFSKLTSAGLLYALGQSFFALSLGVTAMLTYASYLDKKTNLVQSGISIVAMNISVSIMAGLAIFPAMSSFNIQSEGGPSLLFIVLPQLFDKMPFGTIFYILFLLLFLFATVTSSVVMLEINVGNITNQDNSKRGKWSAILGILTFIFGIPSALSYGVMADVHIFGKTFFDAMDFLVSNLLMPFGALCLSLFTGYIFKKTLAIEELHLDERAWKQGLFQVWLFLLRLIIPIIIIVVFIAQFM; via the coding sequence ATGTCAGAAAAATCGCAATGGGGCTCGAAACTAGGCTTTATCTTAGCATCTGCTGGTTCAGCCATCGGACTTGGAGCCGTTTGGAAATTCCCTTATATGACTGCCGCTAACGGTGGAGGAGGCTTTTTACTAGTCTTTCTCATCTCCACTATTTTAATCGGTTTCCCGCTCCTGCTAGCTGAGTTTGCCCTTGGCCGCAGTGCTGGCGTTTCCGCTATCAAAACCTTTGGAAAACTGGGCAAGAATAACAAGTACAACTTTATCGGTTGGATTGGTGCCTTTGCCCTCTTTATCCTTCTCTCCTTTTACAGTGTCATCGGAGGTTGGATTTTAGTCTATCTGGGTATTGAGTTTGGGAAATTGTTCCACCTTGGTGGAACGGGTGATTATGCTCAGTTATTTACTTCAATCATTTCAAATCCAGCCATTGTCCTTGGAGCTCAAGCAGCCTTTATCTTATTGAATATCTTTATTGTATCACGTGGGGTTCAAAAAGGGATTGAAAGAGCTTCAAAAGTCATGATGCCCCTGCTCTTTATCATCTTTGTTGTGATTATTGGACGCTCTCTCAGCTTGCCAAATGCTATGGAAGGCGTTCTCTACTTCCTCAAACCAGACTTTTCAAAACTGACCAGTGCTGGTCTCCTCTATGCTCTGGGACAATCTTTCTTTGCCCTCTCACTAGGGGTTACAGCCATGCTGACCTATGCATCCTACTTGGACAAGAAAACCAATCTAGTCCAGTCAGGGATTTCCATCGTAGCTATGAACATCTCGGTATCCATCATGGCAGGACTTGCCATTTTCCCAGCCATGTCATCCTTCAATATCCAGTCTGAAGGGGGACCAAGCCTGCTCTTTATCGTCTTGCCTCAACTCTTTGACAAGATGCCTTTTGGAACTATTTTCTACATCCTCTTCCTCTTGCTCTTCCTCTTTGCGACGGTTACTTCTTCTGTCGTGATGCTGGAGATCAATGTGGGCAATATCACCAATCAGGACAACAGCAAGCGTGGCAAATGGAGTGCCATTTTAGGAATCTTGACCTTTATCTTTGGAATTCCTTCAGCCCTTTCTTACGGTGTTATGGCGGATGTTCACATCTTTGGGAAGACTTTCTTTGATGCTATGGACTTCTTGGTTTCCAATCTCCTCATGCCATTTGGAGCCCTCTGCCTTTCTCTCTTTACAGGCTATATCTTTAAGAAGACCCTTGCCATTGAGGAACTGCATCTTGATGAAAGAGCATGGAAACAAGGACTTTTCCAAGTCTGGCTCTTCCTCCTTCGCTTAATCATTCCAATCATCATCATTGTGGTCTTCATCGCCCAATTTATGTAA
- the manA gene encoding mannose-6-phosphate isomerase, class I has protein sequence MSEPLFLQSVMHEKIWGGTKLRDEFGYDIPSEKIGEYWAISAHPNGVSKVANGCYEGTDLATLYAEHRELFGNRPEPVFPLLTKILDANDWLSVQVHPDDAYGLEHEGELGKTECWYIIAADEGSEIIYGHNAKSKEELRQQIEDKNWDALLTKVPVKAGDFFYVPSGTMHAIGAGILILETQQSSDTTYRVYDFDRKDDKGNLRELHLEKSIDVLNIGEPANSRPVTVKADDLRSTLLVSNDFFAVYKWEITGKVDFEKTADYSLFSVLAGQGQLSVDGTNYPIQKGSHFILPSDVEAWTLEGQGLELIVSHP, from the coding sequence ATGTCAGAACCATTATTTTTACAATCAGTCATGCATGAAAAAATCTGGGGCGGAACCAAGCTACGTGATGAGTTTGGCTACGACATCCCAAGTGAAAAAATCGGAGAATACTGGGCTATCTCAGCTCACCCAAATGGAGTTTCAAAGGTAGCCAATGGTTGCTACGAGGGAACAGACCTTGCTACTTTGTATGCGGAACACCGAGAATTGTTTGGCAATCGTCCAGAACCTGTATTTCCACTCTTGACCAAAATTCTCGATGCCAACGATTGGCTCAGTGTCCAAGTTCATCCAGACGATGCCTATGGTCTAGAACATGAAGGCGAACTCGGAAAAACAGAGTGCTGGTACATCATCGCTGCGGATGAAGGTTCAGAGATTATCTATGGTCACAATGCCAAATCAAAAGAAGAACTCCGCCAGCAAATCGAGGACAAAAACTGGGATGCACTACTGACAAAAGTGCCGGTTAAGGCTGGAGATTTCTTCTATGTACCAAGCGGTACCATGCACGCTATCGGAGCAGGTATCTTGATTCTTGAAACCCAGCAGTCTAGCGATACCACTTACCGTGTTTATGACTTTGACCGTAAGGACGACAAGGGCAACTTGCGTGAACTTCATCTTGAAAAATCTATCGATGTCTTGAATATTGGAGAGCCTGCCAATAGCCGTCCTGTAACTGTCAAAGCAGATGATTTACGTTCCACTCTCCTTGTATCCAATGATTTCTTCGCCGTTTACAAGTGGGAAATCACTGGAAAAGTTGACTTTGAAAAGACAGCTGACTACAGCTTGTTCAGCGTCTTAGCTGGTCAAGGTCAACTGTCTGTTGATGGGACAAACTATCCAATCCAAAAAGGCAGCCACTTTATCCTACCAAGTGATGTTGAAGCTTGGACTTTGGAAGGACAAGGTTTGGAATTGATTGTTAGCCATCCATAA